CGCAACGCTCCCTGCTTGGTCCTGAACTTGTAATCCTTGATGGTCACTTCCACCACCTGTTCCGGCTCGGACTGCGCCAGCCTTTGCGATCCCGTCGTGCTCGCTAACGGACCGGGCGACCAGACCATCAGGCCGGCCAGACCGGCGATCACGCCCCCCGTCCACCAGCGAGCCCATTGCTTGATCATGACCTCTCCCTTCGTTAAGTGGAAACCGGCTGACCGCCGGTGGCCGGCAGAGGAACGGTCAATACGGGACAGCCGGCGGTGCGGACGACCTTTTCCGCCGTGCTGCCGAAAAAGATCTTATCCACGCTGCCCGCTCGCCCGCCGTAACTGCCCATCACGATCAGATCCACGCGCCCCGCACGAGCAGCCTTGGCGATCTCGACGAACGGGGAGCCCTCGACGATGGTACGGGCGAGCGCCACGCCCTTGGCCTCTTTCGATTCCAGCAACCGGCGCGCCTTCAGACGGGCATGGTGACGCAGACGCCGTCGTTGAGCCGCCACATCAGACGGGACGGCCACCAGCCCCAGTCGGTTGAACGCCGCCAAGGTTCCCGTATCGATGACGTGCAAGACCGTCAGCTCGGCTCCACATACACGCGCCATCTCGCAGGCGACTCGAAAGGCCTCATCCGAACAGGGCGAGAAATCGACCGGCACGAGAATCTTTTTGAAGAGACCGGCTTGTTGAACCATGGGTTCTCCTCTTTTTTGCCGGAAACCAGCAAGGGCGGTGCCACTTGAAGAACCTGAGTCGTATGGGCGATAGTGGCTGCACGATTCTGGGAAATTTCAGCCGGAACACCGTCTTCTTTCCCTTGAGCGAGGGTGACGAGGGTGAATGGATCGCCGCCCTCGATCTTCACGAAAAGGGGCTCCTTGCTACAGATGCAATCTTATCGATGTAGCAGAAGGCCCCACTGATGAAACAACTTTTACGGTGACGAAGGGCCCACGGTGTGGAAATGCAGAAGCGACAAGGTGAAACTTCCCTTGCCTCTCCATCTTTTCTTTGCTTTTCGCCACTGACGCCGGACACGGCCGCGTGGAACGGCATCGGATTTGCTGAGGCGTGTTACGGATGGGAGCACGCCGCCGTTGCGGATGTCGGTTCAACCGATGAGGCAAATGAAACCCATCATTTCGGTGCTTCTGCGCAAGGAAGGTGACCTCCATGAAACTTTTGCTCGCAGTCGACGGCTCCGATCACTCGTATGAAGCGGTGCGCGCGCTGAAATATTTGAGCCGCGCGGAAGCGCTGCATATCGTGCACGTCTTGGACGTCCCGACGCCGGCCTATCCCTCCATGATCCCCGAAGTAACGCGGGAATTCTATGAGACGACCGAGCGCA
This sequence is a window from Candidatus Nitrospira inopinata. Protein-coding genes within it:
- a CDS encoding universal stress protein: MVQQAGLFKKILVPVDFSPCSDEAFRVACEMARVCGAELTVLHVIDTGTLAAFNRLGLVAVPSDVAAQRRRLRHHARLKARRLLESKEAKGVALARTIVEGSPFVEIAKAARAGRVDLIVMGSYGGRAGSVDKIFFGSTAEKVVRTAGCPVLTVPLPATGGQPVST